The Leptospira tipperaryensis genomic sequence GAGCCTCGCCATTCCCGCCGTATTTTCCTGAGCCTCGAGAGTTTTTTCAGCTTCTAAAAGTTCGCTTTCACTGAGTTTGGAAATTCTTTCGTAAAGTTCTACGAGACTTTTGAGCCTGGTGATTTCGTCTTTCTGGTTCAGGTCCATACCTCACCCTTCTTTTTCGCATTTACCTCCGAAGAGGCGCTTTTTACAAATTTATTGCTTCAAGGTTTTTGAGGTAAACTAAATAAAGAGAGTCTTCTTCTAAATTAATGTTTGAAGCGAGTTATAAGATAACAGGAAGTTGTTTTTATGAAAAATGTTCTCATTACCGGAGCCAGTTCCGGAATCGGCAAAGAATTAGCCAGGATCTACGCGGAAGCGGGAGCTAACGTCGCTCTGACCGCGAGAAGAAAGGATTCTCTCAAAAAAATCGCGGATGATTTGAAGGCAAAGGGCGCGAAGGGAAAGATAGTGTTTGCTTCCTTGGACGTAGCCGACTACGAACAAAACTTCAAAGTGATTCCAAAACTTGTGAAAGAATTGGGCGGTCTGGATTTGATCATTCTCAACGCGGGAATTTCCACAAGCGCTTCGTTCGGTGGAAGAAGTTTTGAAGCGGATCGGAAGGTGATCGAAACCAATCTGATCGGCGCGATGGCCGGCGTGGAAGCCGTTCTTCCCGCATTTCAAAAACAAAAGTCAGGTCAGATCGTCGGAATTTCTTCTGTGGCTTCGTTTCGGGGACTTCCGGGTTCCGCGAGTTATTCTTCTTCGAAAGCCGGACTTTCCACGTATATGGAAGCTCTGAGAGGAGAAGTAAAACGTTATGGAATTCTTGTCACCGTGATCCATCCCGGTTTTATCGATACTCCGATCAACAATCAGATGAAGTCCCGTCCTTTCGTGATTCCAGTCGAGAAGGGTGCGCAAAAAATTTATAAAAGAATTGAAAACAAAGTTTTATCGGCTACAGTTCCTTGGTTCCCTTGGGCTTTCTTGGGTTATCTCATGAGAAGTTTACCAGAGTTTTTATGGTCGAAGATCAGTCTGAAATAAATTTACCTTTTGAAAAGTCAGCCTCACAAAACGGAAATCTGATTCGAGTTTTGTTTGTCTGTCTCGGAAATATCTGCCGTTCTCCCGCGGCGGAAGGCGCATTCTTAGATTTGGTACAGAAGAAGAATTTAGAATCCTCCTTTTTTGTGGATTCTTGCGGAACCTCCCGCTTTCATCTCGGTGAACTTCCCGATCCGAGAGCGAGACAGGCCGCTCGCAAAAGAGGAATCGAACTCACTCACAGAGCGCGTCAGTTTCGTAAGGAAGATTTTAAGGAATTCGATCATATTCTTGCGATGGATAAATCGAATCAGAAAGACGTTCTCTATCTTGCGTCCACGGACGAGGAACGAAAAAAAGTTCAGCTCTTTCGATTTTTTCAAAAGGATTCCAAGAAGGATTCGGAAGTTCCGGATCCGTTTTACGGAACTCTAAAGGACTTTGACGAAGTACAAAATATTGTCTCGGAAACCGCAGAAGACTTTCTGGAATTCCTCCTCTCTAAAAAACTGGATTTGAAAGCATAGTATCCGGGAGGAAAAAATCTCTCTATGAGTAAATCCGGAAAGAAGAAAGTAGTCATCATCGGCGCAGGGTTCGGCGGTCTTCAGGCCGTTAAAAAACTCTCTCAAAACTCGGACCTCGATATCACGGTCATCGACAAAAAAAATCATCACCTCTTTCAACCGCTTCTCTATCAAGTTGCAACTGCAGTTTTGAGTCCGGCGGACATTGCAATTCCGACTCGTTCTCTTGTCGGGGAAAGTAAAAACGTAACCGTCGTCCTCGGAGAAGCTACTAAGATAGACACCGCGAATAAAACGGTCTATTTTCAAAACACTTCAACAAATTATGATTATCTAATATTGTCGGCCGGCGCTCGGTCCAGCTATTTCGGAAACGATCAGTGGGCTCAACATACGATCGGCCTAAAAAATCTGAAGGACGCTCTAAAGATCCGTCATAAACTTTTGATTTCTTTTGAAAAGGCTGAACTTTCCGGAGATCCTGAAATCGCAAAATCTCTTTTGAACTACGTGATCATCGGAGGAGGTCCGACCGGTGTGGAACTCGCCGGTTCCATCGCGGAACTTTCTCATCAGATCATTCGGGACGAATTTCATTCTATCGACCCGGCGCTTTCCAAGATTACTTTGATCGAGGCGGCTCCGAGACTTCTGATGGCGTTTTCTCCTTCTCTCGGCGATTTTGCAAAACACAGATTGGAGAAGAGGGGAGTGGAAGTTCTCACCGGAACTAGGGTCGTAAACATCGATGAGAAAGGAGTGCACCTGGAGGGAAAGACGATTCATTCCGAAACCGTAATATGGGCCGCCGGAGTTCAAGCGAACGCGATCGCCGCTACGTTAGGCGCTCCTTTGGACCGTTCCGGAAGAGTGATGGTCGACGAGTTCTGCAATATAGAAGGACATCCGGAAGTGTTTGTCATCGGTGATATCGCCAATTATACAAAAGGTCTGGAACGTCCTCTCCCCGGGGTTTCTCCCGTTGCAATGCAGCAGGGAAGATACGTCGCCGCTCTGATCAAAAACGATCTGAAGAATAAAAAACGAAAAAGTTTTCATTATATCGACAAAGGCTCCATGGCGACGATCGGAAGGACGGACGCGGTTGCGGAAGTCGGCTTTTTAAAGATGAAAGGTTTTTTTGGATGGCTCGCTTGGCTTTTTGTTCACTTGTTCTATCAAGTCGGATTTAAGAATAAGATTACCATCTTGATTACTTGGGTTTGGTCTTATATCGCATTCAGCGCGGAGGCGAGAGTGATCCAGGACGAAGTCAGCGCGGATAAGGATTGATCCGAAAACGATCGCGCGCTTTTAATTCGAGAGCGCGCATCGATGTCGAATGGTTTTGCAATGAGAATCAAACTTTGGATCGGAATTCTTTTCGTGAGCGCTTGTTTTCTTTTTGCATTCTATTCTTTTTTGAAGAATGTGGAATATACTCCGAAAGACGCGATTCTTGTATCCGATCAGTTTCTCAGTCTGTTGATTTCCAAAAAGATCGAACAAGCCTACGCTCTTACCAATCAGAATTCCATCGTTGGAAGATCCTACGAAGGATTTCAAAAGAAGGTCGAGAAAGAATTGGGAAGCGCGGATTTTCACGACTGCAACCTCGCTGTCACGAGCTACCATCCTAGGCAATCCTACGGAAACAGACTTCGAAGATATTGGAGCCGAAGTCCGGTTGTGGTCGATCCGTTTCATATCGAATACGATCCTTGTAAGATTCCATTGAAAATTTCTCTGAAACTCAACGGAAACGGAGAATGGAAGGTCGTCAATTTTCAGACGCACGCAGAATAACATTTTGTACAACGACTTTTGATCCATCCGATAAGTCGCTGACAATGTCGCTTTACAATTTCGTTCGAGAATCGGAATCGATTCTCCTTTCAACTTGCAATTCCGGCGGAATCGCAATCGCATTCGGAAAGAATTCGGATCGCGAAAAAAAAATCAAAGTTCAGGGAATCGAATACGTTCCGCAGAATTTCAGACCGGTTTTTGTTTGCATAAAAGAAAAAACTTTTTGAGTGCTTTCGGAACCTAAGAGCGGTTTGTGCACGGTCACGAGGACTTCGTAACCTTTCGAGTTTCGGGATTTTTGATCGGATAAAATACAAGGCCGATTTTGGGTTTCCTGATTTGTCTCGTGACGATGAACGCTGTATCGGTTGGGATCTTTGAGAGCTTTTTTTGTCTCTTCATCAAAGACGTTTGAATGATTCTTTTGCAGAAATTGATTGATGGGTATAGAGGAAAGTTCGTTAGGGTCGGAGTAGTATCTTTTATACGCTGCGATCGGATTCAAATCCGTTAAGGATTCTTCTTCGCTGAGAAGGCAGTCCATGCAGTCGATTTGTTTTGTGGATAATTTTTTAAACTCAGTGTGGTCGTTTTGTTCCACCGAGTTTGCAAACGCGATCCAGGTCTTTTCCATTTCGGAATCCGACTCGGTCGTATCCGTAACAATCCCGATTTGATTTTTATCCTCCGAAGAATCGTCTTTACAAAACGTAAAGGAGAAGACTAAAAAGAATAGGGAAAAAGAAAGAATGGCTAACGTTCTATTTTGATACATGCTTTTGTTTTGTAAAACCCAATTCTATAACGTTTTTGGGGCATAACATTTGCGGGGATTCTTCTTAGTTTTTGCGAGTGGGTCTGATTGAAGAATCATTCTTACCGAAATCTTGAACGGAAACGTGGAACAAGCTCTTTCTTTTCAGGTTAGGCGTAACGGAATCTTATCTATTCTCGTTGAAAAAATCCTTGAACCCTTTCTTCTCACGGATAAATT encodes the following:
- a CDS encoding SDR family oxidoreductase; its protein translation is MKNVLITGASSGIGKELARIYAEAGANVALTARRKDSLKKIADDLKAKGAKGKIVFASLDVADYEQNFKVIPKLVKELGGLDLIILNAGISTSASFGGRSFEADRKVIETNLIGAMAGVEAVLPAFQKQKSGQIVGISSVASFRGLPGSASYSSSKAGLSTYMEALRGEVKRYGILVTVIHPGFIDTPINNQMKSRPFVIPVEKGAQKIYKRIENKVLSATVPWFPWAFLGYLMRSLPEFLWSKISLK
- a CDS encoding low molecular weight protein-tyrosine-phosphatase yields the protein MVEDQSEINLPFEKSASQNGNLIRVLFVCLGNICRSPAAEGAFLDLVQKKNLESSFFVDSCGTSRFHLGELPDPRARQAARKRGIELTHRARQFRKEDFKEFDHILAMDKSNQKDVLYLASTDEERKKVQLFRFFQKDSKKDSEVPDPFYGTLKDFDEVQNIVSETAEDFLEFLLSKKLDLKA
- a CDS encoding NAD(P)/FAD-dependent oxidoreductase — encoded protein: MSKSGKKKVVIIGAGFGGLQAVKKLSQNSDLDITVIDKKNHHLFQPLLYQVATAVLSPADIAIPTRSLVGESKNVTVVLGEATKIDTANKTVYFQNTSTNYDYLILSAGARSSYFGNDQWAQHTIGLKNLKDALKIRHKLLISFEKAELSGDPEIAKSLLNYVIIGGGPTGVELAGSIAELSHQIIRDEFHSIDPALSKITLIEAAPRLLMAFSPSLGDFAKHRLEKRGVEVLTGTRVVNIDEKGVHLEGKTIHSETVIWAAGVQANAIAATLGAPLDRSGRVMVDEFCNIEGHPEVFVIGDIANYTKGLERPLPGVSPVAMQQGRYVAALIKNDLKNKKRKSFHYIDKGSMATIGRTDAVAEVGFLKMKGFFGWLAWLFVHLFYQVGFKNKITILITWVWSYIAFSAEARVIQDEVSADKD
- a CDS encoding sugar:proton symporter, with product MRIKLWIGILFVSACFLFAFYSFLKNVEYTPKDAILVSDQFLSLLISKKIEQAYALTNQNSIVGRSYEGFQKKVEKELGSADFHDCNLAVTSYHPRQSYGNRLRRYWSRSPVVVDPFHIEYDPCKIPLKISLKLNGNGEWKVVNFQTHAE